ACACCAAACTCCGTGGCCGCCTGCTGGCATTGATCCGTATTTGCTTTGGCAACCATCACGCGGCCGGCAAACTCTTCAGCCATCTGTTCTAACAGCGGCGCAAGCGCTCGGCATGGCTGACACCAATCGGCCCAGAAATCGACCACCACCGGGACGGACCGACTCCGCTCCAAGACATCCAGTTCAAACGTTTCGTCGGTTGTTTCAATCAAGTTGGATTCATTCATGTAAGCATTCTGACATTTTAAGCCGTCGAATACCACAGCCTCACTCTTGGTCAAACGACCGCGTCGGGTCGAGCCGCGACGCTGTAGAACATTGATGTGCGTCGATCGTGCAAACGCCGCCAGCAATCGATCAGTAGCGCGTGGCGCTGACGGGGAAGACTTCTTCTCCGCTAGCGATTTCGCCAGTCCGTTCGGATCGAACGTCGTCGGACATCAGAACACGCTGAAAAAACAGCATCAACAGGGTGCAAAGGTAGCGCCGGCCCATCTGTCGCATCCGCAAATTGGTCGCGCCCCACGTGCGTCCCTCCCAGCGAATCGGCACTTCGGCGATGCGGTAGCCGCCGATCAACGCACTCAACGACATCTCCAACGTGATATTGAAGTGGCACGATTTGTAAGGACCGCAGGTCGCAATGACGTCGCGTCGGTAGGCTTTGAATGCGTTGGTCAGGTCGTTCAAATCGGTCCAGAACATCCACCGGATCGTATTGTTTACGATTCGGTTGACAACAAGTTTCACGCGTGGATAGCGGTTGACGCGGGCACCGGCAATAAAACGCGATCCGAAGGCGCAATCGTATCCCGACTGGATGGTCTGGTAGTACATCAATGCGTCTCCGGGATGATCGGATCGGTCTGCCATGTAGATGATGACCACATCGCCCTGGGCATAGTTC
Above is a genomic segment from Rosistilla ulvae containing:
- a CDS encoding glycosyltransferase family 2 protein, whose protein sequence is MIEPRPQLTLVLPAHNEAANIGPCIDDLMECLVDRNQIRTELIVVNDNSHDATEAEVLQRAARWPGVRLIRRTPPAGFGRAVRTGLNYAQGDVVIIYMADRSDHPGDALMYYQTIQSGYDCAFGSRFIAGARVNRYPRVKLVVNRIVNNTIRWMFWTDLNDLTNAFKAYRRDVIATCGPYKSCHFNITLEMSLSALIGGYRIAEVPIRWEGRTWGATNLRMRQMGRRYLCTLLMLFFQRVLMSDDVRSERTGEIASGEEVFPVSATRY